A segment of the Nitrospina gracilis 3/211 genome:
TCTGGGAGGGGTCCTGGAGGCCAAGGCGGAAGGGTTTTTTCGTGACGAGATCTCACGTTCATCTGCGCGTTACGAAGAACAGCTGGAAAGCGGACGGCGTAGAATTGTTGCCGTCAACTGTTATCCAAGAAGTGAGGAGGAGAGGCCGAACGTGGAACGCACGGAAATATCGAATGCCCTGAAACGCGAACGCGCTCAGAAAGTGAAACGGTTCAAGAAAAATCGCAACCCGCTCCATGTGCGGGAAAGCCTTCGCCGACTGAAGGAAACCGCAAGCAAAGGTGGGAATGTGTTTGCGGTTACCCTGGACACCGTGAAGGAAGTCACGCTTGACGAGTGGACCCGCGCTTTGCAGGAAGTGTACGGTCTGTACCGCCGAAAGCTTTGATACCAGTTCAAGCCACCCTTTCGATACCGAGAGCCACCGCCTCCCCTCCACCCAGGCAGATGGCGGCCACACCTTTTTTAAGATTGCGGGCCTGTAGCGCATACAGCAGAGTGACCAGCAGGCGGGCACCGGAAGCCCCAATAGGATGCCCCAGCCCCACCGCGCCGCCGTTCACATTCACTTTTTCCCGGTCCAGGTGAAGGGCATCGCAGACGGCAAGCATGGCAACGGAAAATGCCTCATTGATCTCGAACAGGTCGATGTCCTCGATGCGGGCCGGCCACCCTTTCAGTAACTGTGTGATGGCTTCAATGGGAGCGACAGGAAAATGAACCGGATCGGTGGAAAACGTTGCCTGACCCGTGATCCGCGCCAGGGGTTGAAGTTTGGGGTCCTCGCTTCCGATTATGAGGGCCGCTGCACCATCGTTGATTTTCGAAGCGTTGCCCGCAGTGATGCACCCGGTGTCCTTCTTAAACGCAGGTGGTAAATTGGGCAAACGTTCCAGGTCGTTGGCGAAAGGCTGTTCGTCCTTGTCGATTACTACTGTACCGTTTTTGCTTTCGATGGGAATGCCGACGATTTCGTGAGAAAACCGGCAGTTCTCCTGCGCTTCCCGCGCCCGGCGGTAGCTTTCGAGCGCGTAGTCGTCCTGGGCTTTTCTGCTGTACCTTTGAGAGAGTTGTTCCGCAATCTCCCCCATATGGCATTGGCCGAAGCTGTCCCATAGCCCGTCGAGGATGAGACTGTCCAGCACCTGAATGTGGCCGAGCTTGTGCCCCTGCCTGGAATTCGGAAGCAGGTGCGGAGCCAGGCTCATGTTTTCCATACCGCCCGCGACGATGAAATCGGCGCGGCCGAGGCGGATGGCGTCGTCCGCCAGCATCACGGCCTTCAATCCCGAGCCGCACACCTTGTTGATGGTGATCGCACCGACCTTGGAAGGCAAGCCGGCATGGATTGCCGCCTGCCGGGCCGGGGCCTGTCCAAGTCCCGCGGAAACCACGTTGCCCATAATGACCTCACCGATCGCTTCCGGCTTCACACCACTTCGTGCCACGGCTTCCCGGATTGCCGCTGCACCCAATCGAGTTGCGGGTACCTTGCTTAGCGCGCCACCCACTTTTCCAATCGGGGTACGCGCCGCTCCATAAATGTAAGTGTTATCGGATTTCATGAGTCGCTCGCTTTATGCGTCCAAATTTACTGGCGCATCGGGGTTTCATCCCGGGGTGTGGAATGCTTCCGCGGTTCTTTTCTCCGTCCATGCTTCGGTGCTTTTCAGCGGTGCCGCGGAGAAGGTTTGGAGCATTATTTGGTACTTCTCACGCCACATGGATTCCGCCTGCTCGGTATGGATCTCCTTGACCAGTTCATAACCGCTGGCTTTTGCTGGGTAGGCTGCCGCTTCGCAGGCGGTGTGGTAGTTCTTTTCATTCAAAAGAGGAATGAGTGACAGCATGCGGCGTCGATATAGACCAATAGCCTTGCGCTCGTGCTTTCTCAGGTCGCTGAACAGATGAAACACATCCAGCTTCGTTCCACGCAAGAACTTGAAGTATCGAAGGAGTTTTAGCGACCACGGCGGGAATTCCCATTTCCCGTCTTCCTCAAATCGTTTCCGGATGTAACTCCAGTCGCGAAGAAGTGGAATTTGTTCGAAAATCGGCGGTCTCAACTGGAAACGGATGCGCTCTATTTCACCGGGGGCATACATGCAGAAGATCCGTTCCAGTTCCTCAGGCCGCGTCAGGAGATCCGCAACCCGGTACTCGTCTTTGTATGTCATCAATTGATAAAGATGGTCGGCGACGGACCGTGTGAAACTCAGGTTGCGGTCCGGAAAGCAGGCCGAATCGAAGCGGTAAATTTCTTCGGCAAAGTCAACGAATTGTTGCGCGTAATTTCCATTCTGAAAGCGAAACAGTTCGTACACCTCCCGTGCAAACTTGGATCGGAATTCACTTTCAAAGGGGAACTTGCGCGCCAGGGTTTCGAAATGAACTCGTTGCCAGAAGGGAAGGTTCCTTTTGAATCCGCGAATTCGTTCTTCCAGGGTTTGGGGCTTGGAAAAGGCCAGGGAAAAAACCCGTTCCGGATCGATGGCGTA
Coding sequences within it:
- a CDS encoding thiolase family protein encodes the protein MKSDNTYIYGAARTPIGKVGGALSKVPATRLGAAAIREAVARSGVKPEAIGEVIMGNVVSAGLGQAPARQAAIHAGLPSKVGAITINKVCGSGLKAVMLADDAIRLGRADFIVAGGMENMSLAPHLLPNSRQGHKLGHIQVLDSLILDGLWDSFGQCHMGEIAEQLSQRYSRKAQDDYALESYRRAREAQENCRFSHEIVGIPIESKNGTVVIDKDEQPFANDLERLPNLPPAFKKDTGCITAGNASKINDGAAALIIGSEDPKLQPLARITGQATFSTDPVHFPVAPIEAITQLLKGWPARIEDIDLFEINEAFSVAMLAVCDALHLDREKVNVNGGAVGLGHPIGASGARLLVTLLYALQARNLKKGVAAICLGGGEAVALGIERVA